From the genome of Deinococcus aerius, one region includes:
- a CDS encoding GAF domain-containing protein — MTLPPFPPDLSAAPTVRAFGAALASFACRTVRAHGVQVWAVIGGSLSVVGEEGRGLGLSDGTLAARALAEGRPVSEGMLACLPFGGGVLEFVGADPEGVEALSGLAPLLTLALEGVQAREVRRGRGRVAETVEQLVRRLGGSLNLPEVLTATAESAAIALGFGRAFVGLFSEVGEDGAQTGEVFTYGFDSAFTGGIAVGPVSFSRLVGRGEVILYERSRDSASPLGAGLLELDPEVALIAPLSARGKPLGVLYVDSRSPGARASEDDTWLVLALAEQASLAIDNARLYGAETRKRQAAEALREAGAALAGSLHLSDTLSRVLERATALFGADAAGVYELQPDGRTLTIRNAVGLPSEYVLRVRAKVGAGVTGRAVERRELVAARDLTTAHLGGGSRYTRQLLAQGRYPYRGVIGLPLGTRASVFGALTLYWKEPLPLDADDLALTEVFAAQASLAIENARLYEEELRREREAAVLLNVGRLLGEDQGDRTLAEVARLATLALNAGRGLIALTGEGGEVTRCATFNLHSPPAAELASLLGQLGRGPRPLTRRHALPVAGSALIVPLRGNAGGDGPDHLLGFLYADDPGTEPPSDRVLGLARSVADQLALTLTRERLLSALAREEARYRQLAEGAHDLILSADPAGTITYANPAAKRLLAPLVGPLVGANLLTLPTPATRDMLHAAWDAARTRPAGGRAEIEVGPHRLEVRLSAVRQAGASPSGTVQSVLTVARDLSELQTLAAEIQRRGQALEAATSRQTELRTYLTLFTQAQEEERRRISRELHDDTAQVLIATSRRVARLARDLDGPQRERADDILADLNAAIESVRRFARNLRPSVLDDLGLLPALEWLAGQAQTDTRLEVSGAERRLAPALELTVFRLAQEALTNVDKHAHARSAAIRVAFEEGGVRVAVTDDGQGFTPGQAQARAQEGHLGLIGLRERVALAGGELEVESDPGRGTTLTFSLPG, encoded by the coding sequence ATGACCCTCCCCCCCTTCCCCCCCGACCTCAGCGCCGCGCCCACTGTCCGGGCGTTCGGCGCGGCGTTGGCCTCGTTTGCCTGCCGGACGGTGCGGGCGCACGGGGTCCAGGTGTGGGCCGTGATCGGCGGCTCGCTTTCCGTGGTGGGCGAGGAGGGGCGGGGGCTGGGCCTGAGCGACGGGACGCTGGCGGCGCGGGCGCTGGCGGAGGGGCGGCCCGTCTCGGAGGGGATGCTCGCCTGCCTGCCCTTCGGCGGGGGGGTGCTGGAGTTCGTGGGGGCGGACCCGGAGGGGGTGGAGGCGCTCTCTGGGCTCGCGCCGCTGCTCACGCTGGCGCTGGAGGGCGTGCAGGCGCGCGAGGTGCGGCGGGGGCGGGGCCGGGTGGCCGAGACGGTCGAGCAGCTCGTCCGGCGGCTGGGGGGGAGCCTGAACCTGCCGGAGGTGCTGACCGCGACCGCCGAGAGCGCGGCCATCGCGCTGGGCTTCGGGCGGGCCTTCGTGGGCCTCTTCAGCGAGGTGGGCGAGGACGGGGCGCAGACGGGCGAGGTGTTCACCTACGGCTTCGACTCGGCCTTCACGGGCGGGATCGCGGTGGGGCCGGTGTCGTTCAGCCGCCTGGTGGGGCGGGGCGAGGTGATCCTGTACGAGCGGTCGCGGGACTCGGCTTCGCCGCTGGGGGCGGGGCTCTTGGAACTCGACCCGGAGGTGGCCCTCATCGCGCCGCTGAGCGCGCGGGGCAAGCCGCTGGGCGTGCTGTACGTGGACAGCCGCTCGCCGGGGGCGCGGGCGAGCGAGGACGACACCTGGCTGGTGCTCGCGCTCGCCGAGCAGGCGTCCCTCGCCATCGACAACGCGCGGCTGTACGGGGCCGAGACCCGCAAGCGCCAGGCCGCCGAGGCGCTGCGCGAGGCGGGGGCGGCGCTGGCGGGCAGCCTGCACCTCAGCGACACGCTCTCCCGGGTGCTGGAGCGGGCCACCGCGCTCTTCGGGGCCGACGCGGCGGGCGTGTACGAGCTGCAACCCGACGGGCGGACGCTGACCATCCGCAACGCGGTCGGGCTGCCCAGCGAGTATGTGCTGCGGGTGCGGGCCAAGGTGGGGGCGGGCGTGACCGGGCGGGCGGTCGAGCGCCGGGAGCTGGTGGCCGCGCGCGACCTCACGACCGCGCACCTGGGCGGGGGGAGCCGCTACACCCGGCAACTCCTGGCCCAGGGGCGGTACCCCTACCGGGGCGTGATCGGCCTCCCGCTGGGCACCCGCGCCTCGGTGTTCGGGGCGCTGACCCTGTACTGGAAAGAACCCCTGCCCCTGGACGCCGACGACCTTGCCCTGACCGAGGTGTTCGCCGCCCAGGCCAGCCTCGCCATCGAGAACGCCCGGCTGTACGAGGAGGAATTGAGACGTGAGCGCGAGGCCGCCGTGCTCCTCAACGTCGGAAGGCTGCTCGGGGAGGACCAGGGCGACCGGACTCTCGCGGAGGTGGCCCGGCTCGCCACCCTGGCGCTCAACGCCGGGCGCGGCCTGATCGCCCTGACGGGGGAGGGCGGGGAGGTGACGCGCTGCGCGACCTTCAACCTGCACTCGCCCCCCGCGGCGGAACTCGCCTCGCTGCTGGGGCAACTCGGGCGGGGGCCGCGGCCCCTCACCCGGCGCCACGCCCTGCCGGTGGCGGGGAGTGCCCTGATCGTGCCCCTGCGCGGCAACGCGGGTGGGGACGGCCCCGATCACCTCCTGGGCTTTCTGTACGCCGACGACCCCGGCACCGAGCCGCCGAGCGACCGGGTGCTGGGCCTGGCCCGCAGCGTGGCGGACCAACTGGCCCTGACGCTGACCCGCGAGCGGCTGCTCTCGGCCCTGGCGCGCGAGGAGGCCCGCTACCGCCAGCTTGCCGAGGGGGCGCACGACCTGATCCTGAGCGCCGACCCCGCCGGGACGATCACCTACGCCAATCCCGCCGCCAAGCGGCTGCTGGCCCCGCTGGTCGGGCCGCTCGTGGGGGCGAATCTGCTCACCCTGCCCACGCCCGCCACCCGGGACATGCTGCACGCCGCCTGGGACGCCGCCCGCACCCGCCCCGCCGGGGGCCGCGCGGAGATCGAGGTGGGGCCGCACCGGCTGGAGGTGCGGCTGAGCGCGGTGCGGCAGGCCGGGGCGTCCCCCTCCGGCACGGTGCAGAGCGTGCTGACCGTCGCCCGCGACCTCTCCGAACTCCAGACGCTCGCCGCCGAGATTCAGCGGCGGGGCCAGGCGCTGGAGGCCGCGACCAGCCGCCAGACCGAGCTGCGGACGTACCTCACCCTCTTTACCCAGGCGCAGGAGGAGGAGCGGCGGCGCATCAGCCGCGAGCTGCACGACGACACGGCGCAGGTCCTGATCGCCACGTCGCGCCGGGTGGCCCGCCTGGCCCGCGACCTGGACGGGCCGCAGCGCGAGCGGGCCGACGATATCCTGGCGGACCTGAACGCCGCCATCGAGAGCGTGCGCCGCTTCGCCCGCAACCTGCGGCCCAGCGTGCTGGACGATCTGGGCCTGCTGCCCGCGCTCGAATGGCTCGCCGGGCAGGCACAGACCGACACCCGGCTGGAGGTCAGCGGGGCCGAGCGGCGGCTGGCGCCCGCGCTGGAACTCACGGTGTTCCGGCTGGCGCAGGAAGCCCTGACAAATGTGGACAAGCACGCCCACGCCCGCTCCGCCGCCATCCGGGTGGCCTTTGAGGAGGGGGGCGTGCGGGTGGCGGTCACCGACGACGGCCAGGGCTTCACCCCGGGGCAGGCGCAGGCCCGCGCGCAGGAGGGGCACCTGGGCCTGATCGGCCTGCGCGAGCGGGTGGCGCTGGCGGGCGGCGAGCTGGAGGTCGAGAGCGACCCGGGCCGGGGCACCACGCTGACCTTCAGCCTGCCGGGGTGA
- a CDS encoding YkoP family protein, with product MPARLPSPWPALTRAGAFGTLHGGHPGDPHLGLTVPVRTPAGVREALGALAQAGVRATLLVPPPLAGEGLEALRAATGAGHEVAGWGTPLDVSGLEVAAGQPVTAWALEEADLARAPLAFLGARGVRLLPLPSPTPEPGLTLRVAPDDLTHELPRLGALGYRPVPVRDLPGLRVATPRDLLIHLYRRVVDDRFARAHGVVPLTERADGVMRVARQPVPERLPFPPGTPAAELHIHSPRLVGLTARSALAAYRAYQRSLRDVAGALRGRPEFADARVVFAVTLLHGPLEKNGFTLVALPPLTARVYGLGFRLMRLAYGTNVAPSETEPRLAWMEREAFLRRHG from the coding sequence ATGCCCGCCCGCCTCCCCTCCCCCTGGCCCGCCCTGACCCGCGCGGGGGCTTTCGGCACCCTGCACGGCGGCCACCCCGGCGACCCGCACCTGGGCCTGACCGTGCCCGTCCGCACGCCCGCCGGGGTGCGGGAGGCCCTGGGCGCCCTCGCCCAAGCGGGGGTGCGGGCCACCCTGCTCGTGCCGCCCCCCCTCGCCGGGGAGGGACTGGAAGCCCTGCGAGCCGCCACCGGCGCCGGGCACGAGGTTGCCGGGTGGGGAACGCCCCTGGACGTGTCCGGGCTGGAGGTCGCGGCGGGTCAGCCCGTCACCGCCTGGGCGCTGGAGGAGGCGGACCTCGCGCGGGCGCCCCTCGCCTTCCTGGGGGCGCGGGGAGTGCGGCTCCTCCCCCTGCCCTCCCCCACGCCGGAACCCGGGCTGACCCTGCGGGTGGCACCGGACGACCTGACCCATGAACTGCCCCGGCTGGGGGCGCTCGGCTACCGCCCAGTGCCCGTCCGCGACCTGCCCGGCCTGCGGGTCGCCACGCCGCGCGACCTGCTCATCCACCTGTACCGCCGAGTGGTGGACGACCGCTTCGCCCGCGCCCACGGGGTCGTGCCCCTCACCGAGCGGGCGGACGGGGTCATGCGGGTGGCCCGGCAGCCCGTGCCGGAGAGGCTGCCTTTCCCCCCGGGCACGCCCGCCGCCGAGCTGCACATCCACAGCCCGCGCCTGGTCGGCCTGACCGCCCGCAGCGCCCTGGCCGCCTACCGCGCCTACCAGCGCTCCCTGCGCGACGTGGCGGGTGCCCTGCGGGGGCGGCCCGAGTTTGCGGACGCCCGGGTCGTCTTCGCCGTCACCCTCCTTCACGGCCCGCTGGAGAAGAACGGCTTCACCCTGGTGGCCCTGCCGCCCCTCACCGCGCGGGTGTACGGCCTGGGCTTCCGCCTGATGCGCCTGGCCTACGGCACGAACGTCGCCCCCTCCGAGACCGAGCCCCGGCTCGCCTGGATGGAGCGGGAGGCGTTCCTGAGGCGGCACGGGTGA
- a CDS encoding glycosyltransferase, with protein sequence MKPLRIGLFTDTFLPDQNGIVTSVGLLSDELRARGHHVDVVAPFFPEQQDTRPDVRRAPSVRYVFLPTYRLAWPTRKDFEQKYDLVHTHTPLTLGLAGARLARKWGVPHVATYHTHIEAYTHYVPGLTAVQRRTRVVTRLMGLYYRRADAVISPTAAMLDVTREMGVRSTVVIPTAVEPGVLRSAPPIENPWPAGTRRLLTVGRLAREKRFDLVLDTLANLPEAHLVVLGEGPEREHLINHAERLGVAGRVSFLGVKPWTEIGAYYRLAELFLFASDTETQGLVLQEAQLMGVPVVAVGARGTLSGVAQGESGYLVAPGDVAALTRHARDILADGELWTRLSRGARRFGTAWTPGGVAERVLDVYASVLGLPREVAFPAEGGTASPRNTLAYDR encoded by the coding sequence ATGAAGCCCCTGAGAATCGGGCTCTTCACCGACACGTTCCTGCCGGACCAGAACGGGATCGTGACGAGCGTGGGCCTCCTGAGTGACGAGTTGCGGGCGCGGGGGCATCACGTGGACGTGGTCGCCCCCTTCTTCCCCGAGCAGCAGGACACCCGCCCCGACGTGCGGCGCGCCCCCAGCGTGCGGTACGTCTTCCTGCCGACCTACCGCCTGGCCTGGCCCACCCGCAAGGACTTCGAGCAGAAGTACGACTTGGTCCACACCCACACGCCGCTCACGCTGGGGCTGGCCGGGGCGCGGCTGGCGCGCAAGTGGGGGGTGCCGCACGTCGCCACGTACCACACCCACATCGAGGCGTACACCCATTACGTCCCCGGCCTGACGGCGGTGCAGCGCCGCACCCGCGTCGTGACCCGGCTGATGGGCCTGTACTACCGCCGGGCGGACGCGGTCATCAGCCCCACCGCCGCCATGCTCGACGTGACGCGCGAGATGGGGGTGCGGAGCACGGTGGTCATCCCCACGGCCGTCGAGCCGGGGGTGCTGCGCTCGGCGCCGCCCATAGAGAACCCCTGGCCCGCCGGGACGCGCCGCCTGCTCACGGTGGGGCGGCTGGCGCGCGAGAAGCGCTTTGACCTCGTGCTCGACACGCTGGCGAATCTGCCGGAGGCGCACCTCGTCGTGCTGGGGGAGGGGCCGGAGCGCGAGCACCTGATCAATCACGCCGAGCGCCTCGGGGTTGCGGGGCGGGTGAGCTTCCTGGGAGTGAAGCCCTGGACGGAGATCGGCGCGTACTACCGCCTGGCGGAACTCTTCCTGTTCGCCAGCGACACCGAGACGCAGGGGCTGGTCCTCCAGGAGGCGCAACTGATGGGCGTGCCCGTCGTGGCGGTCGGGGCGCGCGGCACCCTGAGCGGGGTGGCGCAGGGCGAGAGCGGCTACCTCGTCGCGCCGGGCGACGTGGCGGCCCTGACCCGGCACGCGCGGGACATCCTGGCGGACGGGGAGCTGTGGACCCGGCTCTCACGGGGCGCCCGCCGCTTCGGCACCGCCTGGACGCCGGGCGGGGTGGCCGAGCGGGTGCTCGACGTGTACGCCTCGGTGCTCGGCCTGCCGCGCGAGGTGGCCTTTCCCGCCGAGGGCGGGACGGCTAGTCCCCGAAATACCCTCGCGTATGACCGCTGA
- a CDS encoding glycosyltransferase: MPDFTVVIPARNEAEYLPLTLRALERQTQPPAAVIVVDNASHDGTGDLARAWGAQVVECRVRGIAHARQAGLDAARTEWVASTDADSLPAPEWLERFAQAACGQPGRVALYGPMRFCGVSRPLVKLSELGYSTFLHACRVVGKPNLAGANMAFSRHAATLVGGYPEVEAYEDVLLGQALARLGEVAYVPGALVETSARRLSGGWLPFLWRHALNLSGHTRGYFGD, translated from the coding sequence GTGCCGGACTTCACGGTCGTGATCCCCGCGCGCAACGAGGCGGAGTACCTGCCCCTCACCCTGCGCGCCCTCGAACGCCAGACTCAGCCTCCCGCGGCAGTCATCGTGGTGGACAATGCCAGCCACGACGGGACGGGCGACCTGGCGCGGGCCTGGGGCGCCCAGGTGGTGGAGTGCCGGGTGCGCGGCATCGCCCACGCGCGGCAGGCGGGCCTGGACGCCGCCCGCACCGAGTGGGTCGCCTCGACCGACGCCGACTCGCTCCCCGCGCCCGAGTGGCTGGAACGCTTCGCCCAGGCGGCCTGCGGGCAGCCGGGCCGCGTCGCTCTGTACGGCCCGATGCGCTTTTGCGGCGTCTCGCGGCCCCTGGTGAAGCTCTCGGAGCTGGGCTACAGCACCTTCCTGCACGCCTGCCGGGTGGTCGGCAAGCCCAACCTCGCCGGGGCGAACATGGCCTTTTCCCGCCACGCGGCAACCCTCGTGGGGGGCTACCCCGAGGTCGAGGCCTACGAGGACGTGCTGCTCGGCCAGGCCCTCGCGCGGCTGGGCGAGGTGGCGTACGTGCCCGGCGCGCTGGTCGAGACGAGCGCGCGGCGGCTTTCGGGGGGCTGGCTGCCCTTCTTGTGGCGGCATGCGCTGAACCTCAGCGGTCATACGCGAGGGTATTTCGGGGACTAG
- a CDS encoding MFS transporter, whose translation MRVRLPPLPLRPGTGPGVAAAALALACAEFVRSGLYGAYLTQASPELLGLPEREAVAVAATAFSAHFLTDTLCRGPAGALIARYGARRVLLAGSALSLAALALLPGVHIGWELILMAAVHALGFAALWPAAMNLTAGAARPGYQGRALTLVSMCVMPMIGAGFLLLGALAPGGTTLVPLLVLGVQALGLIAVLGVPGRGPRLAAAAPTPRRRRMRVAARALAPLLPAALMQTLTLTLLGPLLFTLARELGLDFWGMVVMLVVGGAAAFGSMPLTGRVADRGRARLALVVGYSLIGLALGTIAGTPPVWALYGLAAVAGLGYAFVAPGWAALVAGTLPEAERPAAWGAVMTVENAGTALGPLVGAFAYRHLGTPGPFLVGAVLALLTAGGYTLFRHAFRQDAQPV comes from the coding sequence GTGAGGGTCCGCCTCCCCCCCCTGCCGCTGCGCCCCGGCACCGGGCCGGGGGTGGCCGCCGCCGCCCTGGCGCTGGCCTGCGCCGAGTTCGTCCGCAGCGGCCTGTACGGGGCCTACCTGACCCAGGCCAGTCCCGAGCTGCTGGGCCTGCCGGAGCGGGAGGCCGTGGCGGTGGCGGCCACGGCCTTCTCGGCCCACTTCCTGACGGACACGCTGTGCCGCGGCCCGGCGGGGGCCCTGATCGCTCGCTACGGGGCGCGGCGGGTGCTGCTGGCGGGCTCGGCGCTCAGCCTGGCCGCGCTGGCGCTGCTGCCGGGCGTTCACATCGGCTGGGAGCTGATCCTGATGGCCGCCGTGCATGCCCTGGGCTTCGCGGCCCTGTGGCCGGCGGCCATGAACCTCACCGCCGGGGCGGCCCGCCCGGGGTATCAGGGCCGCGCGCTCACCCTGGTTTCCATGTGCGTCATGCCGATGATCGGGGCGGGGTTCCTGCTGCTGGGCGCGCTGGCACCGGGTGGGACCACGCTCGTGCCGCTGCTCGTGCTGGGGGTGCAGGCGCTGGGCCTGATCGCGGTGCTGGGCGTGCCCGGCCGTGGCCCCCGGCTGGCCGCCGCGGCGCCCACCCCCCGCCGCCGCCGGATGCGGGTCGCCGCCCGGGCGCTCGCGCCGCTGCTGCCCGCCGCCCTGATGCAGACGCTCACCCTCACGCTGCTGGGACCGCTGCTGTTCACCCTGGCGCGCGAACTGGGCCTGGACTTCTGGGGCATGGTCGTGATGCTGGTAGTGGGAGGCGCCGCCGCGTTCGGCTCCATGCCGCTCACCGGGCGGGTGGCCGACCGCGGCCGCGCCCGGCTGGCCCTGGTGGTGGGGTACAGCCTGATCGGGCTGGCCCTGGGGACGATTGCCGGCACGCCGCCCGTTTGGGCGCTGTATGGGCTCGCCGCCGTGGCGGGGCTGGGCTACGCCTTCGTCGCGCCGGGCTGGGCCGCCCTGGTCGCGGGCACGCTCCCCGAGGCCGAGCGGCCCGCCGCCTGGGGCGCCGTGATGACGGTCGAGAACGCCGGGACGGCCCTGGGGCCGCTCGTGGGCGCCTTCGCCTACCGGCACCTGGGCACGCCCGGCCCCTTCCTCGTCGGCGCGGTCCTGGCGCTGCTCACCGCCGGGGGCTACACCCTCTTCCGCCACGCCTTCCGCCAGGACGCCCAGCCCGTCTGA
- a CDS encoding polysaccharide deacetylase family protein, translating to MRRGWLLIPGAALLAAGLADLLGRAAGWGALGPGDRTSPRVALTFDDGPGERTGELLAVLARHGAAATFFVTAPACAAHPDLLRAMGEAGHEIEAHGRWHTHALHLPPWREWAQVQWHPRATEPGPHLYRPPYGGHGPLTRLLARLARRQVALWDVEGRDWTAAPAADLAAQTLARTRPGSVILLHDGPSVTPELLGRLLVGLRERGLAPVLLRDLPPRRIGWREGLRRVRASYGR from the coding sequence ATGCGGCGGGGGTGGCTCCTGATTCCCGGCGCGGCCCTGCTCGCCGCCGGGCTCGCCGACCTGCTGGGCCGCGCGGCGGGGTGGGGTGCCCTGGGACCGGGGGACCGCACCTCGCCCCGCGTCGCCCTCACCTTCGACGACGGGCCGGGCGAGCGGACGGGGGAACTGCTCGCCGTCCTCGCCCGGCACGGGGCGGCGGCCACCTTCTTCGTGACGGCCCCCGCCTGCGCGGCGCACCCGGACCTCCTGCGGGCCATGGGCGAGGCGGGCCACGAGATTGAGGCGCACGGGCGATGGCACACCCACGCCCTGCACCTGCCCCCGTGGCGGGAGTGGGCGCAGGTGCAGTGGCATCCCCGCGCCACCGAACCCGGCCCGCACCTGTACCGCCCCCCCTACGGCGGGCACGGCCCCCTCACCCGCCTCCTGGCCCGCCTCGCCCGCCGTCAGGTGGCCCTGTGGGACGTGGAGGGCCGCGACTGGACCGCCGCCCCCGCCGCCGACCTCGCCGCCCAGACACTCGCCCGGACCCGCCCCGGCAGCGTGATCCTGCTCCACGACGGCCCATCGGTCACGCCCGAACTGCTTGGCCGGCTCCTGGTGGGGCTGCGGGAGCGCGGGCTGGCCCCGGTCCTCCTGCGCGACCTGCCCCCGCGCCGCATCGGGTGGCGCGAGGGGCTGCGGCGGGTGCGGGCGAGCTACGGGCGCTGA
- a CDS encoding lipid-A-disaccharide synthase-related protein, with protein MTLLPTRPALLLSNGTAEDLIGARLLAHLHGEARVLPLVGAGRAYGGLPGVTRIGPALDLPSGGFPFGSPGNLRADLRAGLVGASLGQWRAARRAARDAGAVVVVGDAYALMVGTWAARGAGLPLVHVQPLLSAHYLEGLDLRGALREANALGANLPMPYELRLARGAQAVFVRDAATARYYRERGVRARWAGSFAMDVLPPPERDLSPLTNGRPVLALLPGSRGDHRESLPLMLRAAARVPEVAALAAWPHGWDEVTLPQGWTLEAGEGMAVAHGEGTRVALLRGAFGAVARAADVAVGTAGTANEQLAGLGVPVVAFPTRGPQYTPGFARRQGRLLGEALSVVSADPGAVAGEVTALLTNGARRTRASLAGLSRVGPAGALPVIAAGLRALLTEPSPQRP; from the coding sequence GTGACCCTTCTCCCCACCCGGCCCGCGTTGCTCCTGTCGAACGGCACGGCGGAGGACCTCATCGGGGCGCGGCTGCTCGCCCATCTGCACGGGGAGGCGCGGGTGCTGCCGCTCGTCGGGGCCGGGCGGGCGTACGGGGGCCTGCCAGGGGTGACCCGAATCGGTCCCGCCCTCGACCTGCCCAGCGGCGGCTTTCCCTTCGGCAGCCCGGGGAACCTGCGGGCCGACCTGCGGGCGGGGCTGGTGGGCGCCTCTCTGGGGCAGTGGCGGGCGGCGCGGCGGGCGGCGCGGGACGCGGGGGCGGTCGTCGTGGTGGGGGACGCCTACGCCCTGATGGTGGGGACGTGGGCGGCGCGGGGGGCGGGGCTGCCCCTCGTCCACGTGCAGCCCCTGCTGAGCGCGCACTACCTGGAGGGGCTGGACCTGCGCGGGGCGCTGCGCGAGGCCAATGCCCTGGGCGCGAACCTGCCCATGCCCTACGAGCTGCGGCTGGCGCGGGGAGCGCAGGCCGTCTTCGTGCGGGACGCGGCGACGGCCCGGTACTACCGGGAGCGGGGCGTGCGGGCGCGCTGGGCGGGGAGTTTCGCTATGGACGTGCTGCCCCCGCCCGAGCGGGACCTCTCCCCCCTGACGAATGGGCGGCCCGTGCTGGCCCTGCTCCCCGGCTCGCGGGGGGACCACCGGGAGAGCCTGCCCCTGATGCTGCGGGCGGCGGCGCGGGTGCCGGAGGTGGCCGCCCTCGCCGCCTGGCCGCATGGGTGGGACGAGGTGACTCTTCCCCAGGGCTGGACGCTGGAGGCGGGGGAAGGCATGGCCGTTGCCCACGGTGAGGGCACCCGGGTCGCCCTGCTGCGCGGTGCGTTCGGGGCGGTGGCCCGGGCGGCGGACGTGGCGGTCGGCACGGCGGGCACCGCGAACGAGCAGCTCGCTGGGCTGGGCGTGCCGGTCGTCGCCTTTCCCACCCGCGGGCCGCAGTACACGCCCGGGTTCGCCCGCCGTCAGGGGCGGCTGCTGGGCGAGGCGCTGAGCGTGGTGTCGGCTGACCCGGGGGCGGTGGCGGGGGAGGTCACGGCCCTGTTGACGAACGGCGCGCGGCGGACCCGGGCGTCCCTGGCCGGGCTCTCCCGGGTCGGCCCGGCGGGGGCGCTCCCGGTCATTGCCGCGGGGCTTCGCGCCCTGCTGACGGAACCCTCCCCTCAGCGCCCGTAG
- a CDS encoding alpha/beta fold hydrolase → MKSTRAARLFVLVLLAVGGVALAQAVTSTPLPSLRPALSGERRFLTLPGFGRVAYYADPRGGGRPLVLTHSVNAAASAYEMKPLWDAYAGTRPVYALEWPGFGSSDRPDVRYTPELMTSALTALVNELGTDVDVVALSLGSEFAARAALGEPRIRTLALISPSGLGQPRGGTQEASAEDGGERLYRTLNAVGTPLYALLRTRPSIEYFLSRSFRGPVDRGLVEYSLETSRQPGAKYAPLYFISGGLFTPDAYRDLYGKLRVPVTVLYDRDAFVSFDRLPLFTAQPGVSAERIEGTDGLPQFERLPQVRAVLDAFWAANR, encoded by the coding sequence ATGAAGAGTACCCGGGCCGCCCGACTGTTCGTCCTCGTCCTGCTGGCCGTCGGGGGGGTGGCGCTGGCGCAGGCCGTCACCTCCACCCCGCTGCCCAGTCTGCGGCCCGCCCTGAGCGGCGAGCGGCGCTTCCTCACCCTGCCGGGTTTCGGGCGGGTGGCCTATTACGCGGACCCCCGGGGTGGGGGGCGCCCGCTCGTGCTGACCCATTCGGTGAACGCCGCCGCGAGCGCCTACGAGATGAAGCCGCTGTGGGACGCCTACGCCGGAACCCGGCCCGTGTACGCCCTGGAGTGGCCCGGCTTCGGCAGCAGCGACCGCCCCGACGTGCGCTACACCCCGGAGCTGATGACCTCGGCCCTGACCGCCCTCGTGAACGAGCTGGGCACCGACGTGGACGTGGTCGCCCTGAGCCTGGGGAGCGAGTTCGCCGCGCGGGCCGCGCTGGGGGAGCCCCGCATCCGCACCCTCGCCCTGATCAGCCCCAGCGGCCTGGGGCAGCCGCGCGGCGGCACCCAGGAGGCGAGCGCCGAGGACGGCGGCGAGCGGCTCTACCGCACGCTGAACGCGGTGGGCACCCCGCTCTACGCCCTGCTGCGGACCCGGCCCAGCATCGAATACTTCCTGAGCCGCTCCTTCCGCGGGCCGGTGGACCGGGGCCTCGTCGAGTACAGCCTGGAGACGAGCCGCCAGCCCGGCGCGAAATACGCCCCGCTGTACTTCATCTCCGGGGGGCTCTTCACCCCGGACGCCTACCGCGACCTCTACGGCAAGCTGCGCGTGCCCGTCACCGTGCTGTACGACCGCGACGCCTTCGTGAGCTTCGACCGCCTGCCGCTGTTCACGGCGCAGCCGGGCGTGAGCGCCGAGCGGATCGAGGGCACCGACGGCCTGCCCCAGTTCGAGCGGCTGCCGCAGGTGCGGGCCGTCCTCGACGCCTTCTGGGCCGCGAACCGCTGA